The genome window TAAAGCGTAGTAAGACAAGGCGTCTCGTCGGGGAAGAAGCATTTGAAGCGGGTCTTATGGAAGTCAATGCGGGTAAGGCCGGTTGCCTTCCAGGCGTCGTATGCCCTGCGCCAGTTGGGACTGATCATGAGATCCTCCTGAATGGGAACGACCTCAAGTTTCCCCGAAAGTATTTCAGCCCGCTCTACCTATAGTCCAGTTACTCTTAAAAGCCTCCCATGAGTTCTTCTCAATGCGTAGATTACCTGCGCATCCGAGAAGCAGATTGGCGAGATCCCCGTGTTCGCACTTGCGCGTTCCGGCTGCCTTTCGGTGTGCATCGCGAAGCTTCTTCAGACGCGCTTGATAGCCTTTTGAATAAGCCAGACATACGCCGGGCTTGATCCTTCCCTTCTCATCAAAGGCGTTCGGATTCGTGGTCCGCAGGCTGCGGTCCATCGATCGCTGAATTCTGCGGATCGCCTTCTCGTTGACTTTTGCCTTAGGTGCTACCTGCACCTTTGTCTGAACTCGCGGGCAAAAAATGGCGAAGCTTTTGGGTCCCGGATCAATCGCCATCCGCTCCGATGCCGGGGCATAGACATGCTTCACCGGAGGTACTCCTTCCAGAACCACCTGAAGATAAAAGCGCTTCACGCCCTTCATGTCCCTACAGACGATGCGGTTGTATTTAATCCGTTTGAACTGCGTGCGTTCATTGTCGGCGTACAGCGCCTCCAGGGCATACTCGTCCTCCGGATCCAGCATCACCAGATAAGTCTTGCGGCACCAGTCGAGCTGCATCTTCTCAGGTTTGAATTTCAGACCCGTCGTATTTGTCTTCCCCTCAAGGCTGTGCAGACCGCGTTTGAAAGATTTGAAGCGGGGCCGGCCGCCCTGCTTGAACATATAGCGGGAAACAGCATTGAAGGCTTGCGAGGCGAGCTTCTGCGCCTCATTGATGCCGAGTTCGCCCTTGCGCTTCGTTCCTTCCCGGTGTCTGGCGATATCGGCATGGAAGTCATACTCGGTCAGCCGATACTGACGATTGAGACTACGGAACAACTCATTTCTCTCTTTACCCTTGACCATTCCAAGCGCACGACGCCACTCAGGATCCTGGCGCATCTGCGTCAGCCTCCCGAGTCCGCTGCCGAGCGTAGCGTTATAAAGCATGCGGCCGTATTCGAACTTTTTCGAGATCGTTCGACTTTGGCTGTCATCAGCTTTAATCGGCAATTCAAGGATAAAGGTTTGAGTCATCATTAAAGACTATGATACTGCGTCAACCAGGTGCTTGCACGGATTCCTACGGGCAGGAAATACTCTGCTTCCTTCGTGCGTTCTGTGAAATTGTTGCTGTAAGAATTACCTCAGCGGCGGAGCCGCTTCCGGCACCTTACGTCCTTTACCTTAATTTCGGACTTGGAATATCCGTGCGGAGCATTCTCCCGAAGCCAACCTAAAGAAGCCGCCCCGATCCTCCTCACCTTCACGGGTGCTTCGGACAAGGAGGAATATTGCACATTTTTCGACTAAAGACAAACGCCGCGTATTAGTGTTAACGGTCAGCGTAAACGAGACTGTTTAGCCAACGACTTTGAGACGTGATACGCCAAGGATTTGAGACCATATACCGTATCTGACCGGGACGATATACCAACATCCTGTTGGCCTGGATACCTCCGCTACCACGAGACCCATTACCACTGAGACCCGATACCTCCGTAAAGAGAGATGGATTACCACAGGGATTGAGACTGCAAACCGCTCTGAATGAGACGGCATACCACTCTTGGTCAGCTTTACCTCTGCACTGAGACTACTTGCCCCAGCGGCAGAACTGCATACAAATGAATGGGACCCGATGCCATGACGAAATGAGATGAGATACCACAGCAATAAGACAGGATACCTCTGCATGAGACTACTGAATATGCTGAATATCGACAATGGTATTTCCTCTTAACATAATGTATTCCTTGGATATTAAGTCGAAATCCCTTCGGCTTAATTACCAAGGAGACTGCTATGTCGAAACAAGCAAGAAAGTCTCGGGGCCCTTCTGTTGTTGAGTCCGAAATCCCTCGGCTGACACCTCAGGAAATTTTTGAAGGCTACGAAAGGCATCTCTATAGCGTTGAGGATGCCAAGACATTGATGCAGATGCCTCGCAGCACGTTTATGCGGCATCTCAAGAACTGGCGAGAGACAGGTCGGCTGCCCTCACATACCGGTCAAGGGAATCGTGTTCCGGCCAATAAGCTCGATCCGCAGATCAGAGCGAGGATCATCGAGTTTGCAACAGGCAAATATGAGGGCTTCCAGGCAACCCTCCTGCATAAGTATTTGCTCATTGAGGGTATTGAGGTCTCCGTTGAAACGGTACGACGAATCCTGACAACACTTCGTCCGGAAGAAACTCCAAAGGAGCGCAGGTCGACCGCGCATAAGCTGCGCCGCCGCAGATCGAGCGTTGGGGAACTGATTCAAATTGACGGCAGTCCGCATCCATGGTTCGAGGGAACCGGAGACGATAACAGCTACGCGCTTCTCATCTTTGTCGATGACGCAACAAGCCGCATCATGGTCGCCGGCTTCTATCCAACAGAAACATCTGAAGGATATCTTCAGTTGCTGAATAAGTACATTGAAAAATATGGGATTCCATGGGCTCTGTACAGCGACAGACATTCCATCTTTGCCCCAGTAAATCCCTCGAAGAGCGGAAAATCCGAGGAAACACAATTTCAAAGAGTCTGTCGGGAGTTGGGGGTAACGGGGATACGGGCTAATTCGCCAGAAGCCAAAGGGCGGGTCGAGCGAACATTCAGCACGCTGCAGGGACGATGGCCAAAAGAGTTCCGTGTGCTGGGCATCAGAAATATGGCGGAAGCAAATTCACGAATGCCGGAATTGCTGGCGAGCTATAACCAAGAATTCGCAATTGCTCCCGCTGACTCTAAGGATAGCCACGCGCCGCTGCTGGAGGAAACGAAAGAACGCATTGAGCAGATCTTTGCCAGATGGCATACACGTATGATCAGCAGGAACCTGACGGTGTCCTACGGCAGCAAGACACTGCAGATTGTCGGGGTGGGCCGCTCCATGAGGGGAGCAATGATGAAGACTGAGTGCAATCTGCTGGAGTATGCCGATGGGCGGGTGGAAATCCTCTGGTGCGACGAGGTTGAACATCGCAAGCGGATCACCAAAGAGGGGCCGAGAATCCGAAAACGCTACCACGTGCTCGAATTCACGGAACACGACAGAACGAAATTGAAAATGTCAGTCGCAACACCGGAAGAAACGGCCAAGACACTGAATCACCGCGTTGATGAAGTGGGGCGTCAAAAGAAAGGAGACTCAGAAACGACGCAAAAGAGCCCCTGGCACGAAATGCAAAGGAGATCGGCTCTGAAAGCGATGGCGAAACGGGAGGAACTGAACCGAAAGATCGAAGAAGCGAAAGCAATCAATGCTCGTATTGCAGCAGCCAAGGAAAAGTTGAAGCCCAAGAGATAACTCAACGGTTGAAGCACCGTTGAGATGGTGGGTCGTTAAGGCGAATGCACCGCGCGCTGCGCTTGGATGCATCCGCCTTAACTAAATGATATCTCAGGGATTTCTGTCAAGCGACTTTCGCGGCATAAAGCTTCGCGCGTCTGAAGGCCGCGCTCGTTTATTCCACGTTCGCTTGACAGAGCTTGCCTCAGTGCCCGTAGGCTAAATGCCGGTACCGCCGCCAGGTGCCGAAGTGGAGCGCTCGGCCAGCACAATGCCCGCAAACCAATCCGCGAGCTCGCGCGTTACCAGAAAAGCCGCTGTGTAGCTTTTCGCCTCCTTGAAAAGATCAGCGCTGTTGTGAAACTCTTGCCGATTGCTGGTGTCACCCAGAGGGGCAGAAAAAGTCTCATTATCGCTGTGGGTTAGCAGTCTCATTTTTGCTGCCCGTTAACAAAACGCCGCGTATTAGAGAATAAGTCGTCTCGATCCGGCGAAGCTGCGGATGGAATGCTGCATTTCCGGGGAGTATTGCCGCTCGAATTCGACCTTGCCTTCATGTCCTCTTTGGCAGCCGTTTCGAGCGTGTACATTGGGCGCTTTGTCCACCGGCTCTGGAAAGCTATTCCAGCGGCTGCCCGATCAAAGCAGAAGAACAAGGCTGGAGAAGAAAAAGGCAACGGCCACAGCAGGAGTACGCCATGGCCGTCATGCAGATCAAAGATGAATCTGCGCAGTTCCTTACTTGAGGGCTTCGAGCATCAGCTCCGCAACCTTTTGGGAGGAGGCGGGATTCTGTCCGGTCACGAGCTTTCCGTCACGCACGGCAAAGGCTTCAAAATCGGGACCCTGCGCATAGATGCCGCCGTCTTCGCGCATTCTGGTTTCCAACGAAAAGGGCACGACCTGGGTCAATTTCATCTTCTGCTCTTCGGAGTTGCTGAACCCGGTTACGTGCAAGCCGTTCACAAGAGCGCGTCCATCTTCCTTCACGGCGAAGGAAAATGCGGCCGGCCCGTGACAAACCGAACCGATCACGGCACCGCCTTTCCACGCATCCGACAGGAACTTCCCCAATGCCTCACTCGAAGCCAGGTCCCACATTGCTCCGTGCCCGCCCGGAATGAAGATCGCCTGGTAATTCTTGTAGTCCAAATCGGCCAATCGACGGCTGTCCTTAAGCCGAGCCTGCAGGTCTGCGTCCTTGAGGTAGCGTTCGACCGTCGGAGGATTTTTCCCTGCTTCGGCCACGGAATGCGGATCAATTGGAATTTGACCGCCGGGCAGCGTTGCAATGGTGATGCTCGCGCCTTGATCGGCAAAAACGTAATAAGGCGTGGTGAGTTCTTCAAGCCAAAGGCCGGTTTGCGCGCCGGTGCCGCCGAGAAGCGCATGTGCAGTAGCAATGATGAGAATAGAAGCTGTGTTCATGATTTTCCCTTCTGATAATTTTGAGATGTCGTCAAAGGCGTTATTTCTTTAAGGCGCGCACAATGCCTTCGAGCCAATCCTGATGGCCAGCCACCATGGGATTGGGATGCGTTTTCGCGAGTACCTTGGCGGGTTCGCCCTTTTGGCTTTCCTGCGTCAGGATGCGAACGCGATTGTGGGAAAGTGCTTCGATGAGCCACGCATGGATGACGTCAAGGCGATCATTGCCCTCACCGCACCAGCCGTGCCAGGCAAGACGGGCGCAGGCTTCCCGCCCCGGCGGCACGCATTCCGTGACCTGCGCATCCACGGGAAAGCCGAAAGTACGGAAAAAGAAAACATCGCCTTCCTTCAAAATTTCACTGCTGGTGCGAATGTCGGATGCGTTTTCATAGTATTCGGGCCAATGATGCGGATTGGCGAGCTGTTCCCAAACGTCCTCCACGCTCAGGCCCTGCACAATCACCTCGTTCGAGACAAAGTTGTCAGTGAGTCCCGGAAGGTAGTCTTCCGGCCAGCGAATCGATTCCATTTTTGCCTCCTGAAAGGAAAATGAATTGCCATAAAGTCAAGAAGTTTTCAGGAGAAGAAGAATAAAAAGTATTTAATTTAAAATCAATAACTTACAAATTTTTCAGTCACTTACCGATTTGTCAGTACAAGCTATTTTTACCTCTGACAGGCTCAGTTTTTTTCTGTCTTTCTTTCTCTCGAAATAAGTAAAATCATCGAAGATTCAAATGCCGAAAGGTACGGGGAAAGGTTGTGCCCAAACTTCAGTCTTCTTATTCTTGTTCTCTGCTTCTGGCGATGGATTTGCTCGGCGGGAAATGGAAGCTTCGCATTCTCTGGCATATTCTCGAAGGCGCTACGCGTTTTTCGTCCTTAAGGCGCGCCATGCCCGACATCTCGGAAAAAATGCTCGCCACGCAGCTCAACGACCTGGAAGCCGACGGCATCCTGTCGCGCACCATCGTCTCCGCCAAACCTCTGCACATTGAATACGCTTTGGCTCCCGATCAGCAGGAACTCTGTCGGGCACTGGCCGATTTGTGCGAGTTTTCTAAAAATTACGCAGCCAAAAACAACATTGCACTTCCCGACGGAGCGTGCTGTCCGCACGAGGCTCCTTCGGGTGAAACTCCGGTCCGCGTCGTCTGAGCAAGAGTGATATTGGATCTGGCAAAGATTCCGCTGCCGGGAAGCAAAATCCATGGCTTCCTGAATTCACACCAACCGCCGAAGGCGTGTTCTTCTCTCTCAAAAAGCCTTTCGTCAGCCAGCGTCGGATGGGGTTCGTCAATGCCCCGTTGTCAGGTCGCAATCGTCATCTCCGAAAAG of Sutterella faecalis contains these proteins:
- a CDS encoding SRPBCC domain-containing protein, yielding MESIRWPEDYLPGLTDNFVSNEVIVQGLSVEDVWEQLANPHHWPEYYENASDIRTSSEILKEGDVFFFRTFGFPVDAQVTECVPPGREACARLAWHGWCGEGNDRLDVIHAWLIEALSHNRVRILTQESQKGEPAKVLAKTHPNPMVAGHQDWLEGIVRALKK
- a CDS encoding ISNCY family transposase codes for the protein MSKQARKSRGPSVVESEIPRLTPQEIFEGYERHLYSVEDAKTLMQMPRSTFMRHLKNWRETGRLPSHTGQGNRVPANKLDPQIRARIIEFATGKYEGFQATLLHKYLLIEGIEVSVETVRRILTTLRPEETPKERRSTAHKLRRRRSSVGELIQIDGSPHPWFEGTGDDNSYALLIFVDDATSRIMVAGFYPTETSEGYLQLLNKYIEKYGIPWALYSDRHSIFAPVNPSKSGKSEETQFQRVCRELGVTGIRANSPEAKGRVERTFSTLQGRWPKEFRVLGIRNMAEANSRMPELLASYNQEFAIAPADSKDSHAPLLEETKERIEQIFARWHTRMISRNLTVSYGSKTLQIVGVGRSMRGAMMKTECNLLEYADGRVEILWCDEVEHRKRITKEGPRIRKRYHVLEFTEHDRTKLKMSVATPEETAKTLNHRVDEVGRQKKGDSETTQKSPWHEMQRRSALKAMAKREELNRKIEEAKAINARIAAAKEKLKPKR
- a CDS encoding winged helix-turn-helix transcriptional regulator → MDLLGGKWKLRILWHILEGATRFSSLRRAMPDISEKMLATQLNDLEADGILSRTIVSAKPLHIEYALAPDQQELCRALADLCEFSKNYAAKNNIALPDGACCPHEAPSGETPVRVV
- a CDS encoding type 1 glutamine amidotransferase domain-containing protein; its protein translation is MNTASILIIATAHALLGGTGAQTGLWLEELTTPYYVFADQGASITIATLPGGQIPIDPHSVAEAGKNPPTVERYLKDADLQARLKDSRRLADLDYKNYQAIFIPGGHGAMWDLASSEALGKFLSDAWKGGAVIGSVCHGPAAFSFAVKEDGRALVNGLHVTGFSNSEEQKMKLTQVVPFSLETRMREDGGIYAQGPDFEAFAVRDGKLVTGQNPASSQKVAELMLEALK